Proteins co-encoded in one Quercus robur chromosome 8, dhQueRobu3.1, whole genome shotgun sequence genomic window:
- the LOC126695284 gene encoding uncharacterized protein LOC126695284: MEGKEKWGILYKGKIIPVSDSTIRWIRQDPTEVWGWFETELMVAWKNIFPLTERSKQLGYLPLKDEAWITTPNPWWRFLTDRPPVPSIPMTNSGPSATRSVMQNSEKILLEAEAMLTEAVISETKKLINFPVECLLMGSLHRVKMIQFAEPRFSGTVVVKATQGDLGIIMHSVTLIKGIWESRKEMLEVWRLRNTDVSSSLAHEDVVSTPSKMMNILIWNCRGAMKPQFRKTVMDLVEWHAPILMVITETRMSGARADEIIESLPFDGHAVADTIGFAGGIWLLWRSDLVNVDVLAATEQEIHALIREPCEGVPQHADKAHI, from the exons ATGGAAGGCAAGGAGAAGTGGGGGATTCTCTACAAAGGAAAGATCATACCGGTGAGCGACTCAACCATTCGGTGGATAAGGCAAGACCCAACAGAGGTGTGGGGCTGGTTCGAAACAGAGCTGATGGTGGCATGGAAGAACATTTTTCCTCTAACGGAGAGAAGCAAGCAGCTGGGTTACTTGCCTTTGAAGGACGAGGCGTGGATTACAACGCCGAACCCATGGTGGAGGTTTTTGACGGATCGGCCTCCAGTACCGAGCATTCCGATGACAAACTCAGGGCCATCAGCAACAAGATCCGTAATGCAGAACTCGGAAAAAATTCTATTGGAAGCAGAAGCGATGTTGACGGAGGCAGTGATTTCAGAAACGAAGAAATTGATCAACTTCCCGGTAGAATGCTTGTTGATGGGCAGCCTTCACAGGGTGAAAATGATCCAGTTTGCCGAACCCAGATTCAGCGGAACGGTTGTAGTCAAGGCAACACAAGGGGACTTGGGAATAATCATGCACTCAGTGACTCTAATCAAGGGGATTTGGGAGTCGAGGAAAGAGATGTTGGAGGTATGGAGATTGAGAAACACTGATGTTTCTTCTTCTCTGGCTCACGAGGATGTTGTCTCTACTCCTTCTAAAATGATGAACATACTGATTTGGAACTGTAGAGGTGCTATGAAACCTCAATTCAGGAAGACGGTCATGGATTTGGTGGAATGGCATGCTCCAATCCTTATGGTGATCACTGAAACCAGGATGAGTGGTGCTAGAGCAGATGAGATCATTGAATCTCTTCCTTTTGATGGGCATGCAGTGGCTGACACCATTGGATTTGCTGGAGGAATATGGTTGCTGTGGCGCTCAGACTTGGTGAATGTGGATGTTCTGGCAGCAACAGAGCAAGAGATCCACGCTTTGATACGG GAACCTTGTGAAGGAGTTCCCCAACATGCAGATAAAGCACATATATAG
- the LOC126695285 gene encoding probable plastidic glucose transporter 1 isoform X1, whose product MWVNTVHYELVRPVPATLTSPRNPNLLVSFPKPKTFRFLRLVKFKALAAKKQQLTKLETRKPESENFTVSAKNGDEVADYGWLPAFPHVLIASLSNFLFGYHIGVLNGPIVSIARELGFEGNSILEGLVVSIFIVGAFVGSISSGSLVDRLGCRRTFQIVTIPLILGAILSAQAHSLDEVLLGRFLVGLGIGVNTVLVPIYISEVSPTKYRGSLGTLSQIGSCLGIITSLCVGIPSDNDPHWWRTILYIASIPGFIITIGMQFAVDSPRWLCKAGRLDDAKAVVNNLWGASEVEKAIEEFQTVSKNDGSDLNSRWLELLEEPHSRVAFLGGTLFVLQQFAGINGVLYFSSLTFQNVGVTSGALASLVVGLTNLAGSLCALYLMDKQGRKKLLIGSYLGMAVSMFLVVYAISFPLDEQLSHNLSILGTVLYIFTFATGAGPVTGLIIPELSSTRMRGKIMGFSFTAHWVCNFLVGLFFLDLVEKFGVSPVYASFGGVSLVAAIFVNYFIVETKGRSLEEIEMSLNPNIQARDK is encoded by the exons ATGTGGGTAAATACCGTTCATTACGAACTGGTTCGTCCGGTTCCGGCGACCCTAACCAGTCCCCGAAACCCGAATCTCCTCGTTTCTTTTCCGAAACCGAAAACGTTTCGTTTTCTTAGGCTTGTTAAGTTCAAAGCTTTGGCGGCAAAGAAGCAGCAGCTCACTAAGTTAGAAACTCGGAAGCCAG AGAGTGAAAACTTCACTGTGAGCGCAAAGAATGGTGATGAAGTTGCTGATTATGGATGGCTACCTGCTTTTCCTCACGTCTTGATTGCTTCTCTGTCCAATTTTCTATTTGGGTATCATATTGG AGTACTGAATGGTCCTATTGTTTCTATTGCACGAGAACTTGGTTTTGAAGGAAATTCAATACTCGAGGGACTTGTGGTTAGCATTTTTATTGTTGGTGCATTTGTTGGAAGCATAAGCTCTGGCTCATTGGTTGATAGACTTGGTTGTCGGCGTACATTCCAAATTGTCACAATACCCTTGATTCTTGGCGCTATATTAAG TGCACAAGCTCACTCCTTGGATGAAGTACTTTTGGGAAGATTTCTTGTTGGCCTTGGTATAGGTGTGAATACGGTTCTTGTTCCGATTTATATATCTGAG GTTTCCCCAACGAAATATAGAGGATCACTGGGAACCTTGAGTCAGATCGGCTCCTGTCTTGGCATTATTACGTCACTTTGTGTGGGAATTCCCTCTGACAATGATCCACATTG GTGGAGGACAATACTCTACATTGCAAGTATCCCTGGATTTATCATTACGATTGGTATGCAGTTTGCTGTAGACAGCCCCCGCTGGCTTTGTAAA GCTGGGAGATTGGATGATGCTAAAGCAGTTGTCAATAACCTTTGGGGAGCATCTGAAGTTGAAAAGGCAATTGAAGAATTTCAGACAGTCAGCAAGAATGATGGAAGTGATTTGAACAGCAGATGGCTTGAACTCCTAGAAGAGCCACACTCTAGAG TTGCATTCCTTGGAGGCACCCTTTTTGTACTTCAACAGTTTGCTGGTATAAATGgggttctttatttttcatcattgACCTTTCAAAATGTTGGAGTTACAAGTGGTGCTTTAGCAAGCTTGGTTGTTGGACTTACCAACCTTGCAG GTTCACTTTGTGCTTTGTATTTAATGGATAAGCAAGGAAGAAAAAAGCTCTTGATAGGAAGCTACTTAGGAATG GCAGTTTCGATGTTTCTTGTAGTCTACGCAATCAGTTTTCCTTTAGATGAACAACTCAGTCACAACTTATCAATACTAGGAACTGTACT GTACATTTTTACCTTTGCAACTGGAGCTGGCCCAGTAACAGGTCTCATTATACCAGAGCTCAGCAGCACCAGGATGCGTGGAAAGATAATGGGATTCAGTTTCACAGCTCATTGG GTTTGCAATTTCTTGGTGGGGCTTTTTTTCCTTGACTTAGTTGAGAAATTTGGAGTTTCTCCAGTTTATGCTAGCTTTGGCGGAGTTTCCTTGGTGGCAGCAATATTTGTCAATTACTTCATAGTTGAAACTAAAGGGCGCTCTCTGGAGGAAATAGAAATGTCACTGAATCCCAATATCCAGGCCAGAGACAAGTGA
- the LOC126695285 gene encoding probable plastidic glucose transporter 1 isoform X2 translates to MWVNTVHYELVRPVPATLTSPRNPNLLVSFPKPKTFRFLRLVKFKALAAKKQQLTKLETRKPESENFTVSAKNGDEVADYGWLPAFPHVLIASLSNFLFGYHIGVLNGPIVSIARELGFEGNSILEGLVVSIFIVGAFVGSISSGSLVDRLGCRRTFQIVTIPLILGAILSAQAHSLDEVLLGRFLVGLGIGVNTVLVPIYISEVSPTKYRGSLGTLSQIGSCLGIITSLCVGIPSDNDPHWWRTILYIASIPGFIITIGMQFAVDSPRWLCKAGRLDDAKAVVNNLWGASEVEKAIEEFQTVSKNDGSDLNSRWLELLEEPHSRVAFLGGTLFVLQQFAGINGVLYFSSLTFQNVGVTSGALASLVVGLTNLAGSLCALYLMDKQGRKKLLIGSYLGMVHFYLCNWSWPSNRSHYTRAQQHQDAWKDNGIQFHSSLGLQFLGGAFFP, encoded by the exons ATGTGGGTAAATACCGTTCATTACGAACTGGTTCGTCCGGTTCCGGCGACCCTAACCAGTCCCCGAAACCCGAATCTCCTCGTTTCTTTTCCGAAACCGAAAACGTTTCGTTTTCTTAGGCTTGTTAAGTTCAAAGCTTTGGCGGCAAAGAAGCAGCAGCTCACTAAGTTAGAAACTCGGAAGCCAG AGAGTGAAAACTTCACTGTGAGCGCAAAGAATGGTGATGAAGTTGCTGATTATGGATGGCTACCTGCTTTTCCTCACGTCTTGATTGCTTCTCTGTCCAATTTTCTATTTGGGTATCATATTGG AGTACTGAATGGTCCTATTGTTTCTATTGCACGAGAACTTGGTTTTGAAGGAAATTCAATACTCGAGGGACTTGTGGTTAGCATTTTTATTGTTGGTGCATTTGTTGGAAGCATAAGCTCTGGCTCATTGGTTGATAGACTTGGTTGTCGGCGTACATTCCAAATTGTCACAATACCCTTGATTCTTGGCGCTATATTAAG TGCACAAGCTCACTCCTTGGATGAAGTACTTTTGGGAAGATTTCTTGTTGGCCTTGGTATAGGTGTGAATACGGTTCTTGTTCCGATTTATATATCTGAG GTTTCCCCAACGAAATATAGAGGATCACTGGGAACCTTGAGTCAGATCGGCTCCTGTCTTGGCATTATTACGTCACTTTGTGTGGGAATTCCCTCTGACAATGATCCACATTG GTGGAGGACAATACTCTACATTGCAAGTATCCCTGGATTTATCATTACGATTGGTATGCAGTTTGCTGTAGACAGCCCCCGCTGGCTTTGTAAA GCTGGGAGATTGGATGATGCTAAAGCAGTTGTCAATAACCTTTGGGGAGCATCTGAAGTTGAAAAGGCAATTGAAGAATTTCAGACAGTCAGCAAGAATGATGGAAGTGATTTGAACAGCAGATGGCTTGAACTCCTAGAAGAGCCACACTCTAGAG TTGCATTCCTTGGAGGCACCCTTTTTGTACTTCAACAGTTTGCTGGTATAAATGgggttctttatttttcatcattgACCTTTCAAAATGTTGGAGTTACAAGTGGTGCTTTAGCAAGCTTGGTTGTTGGACTTACCAACCTTGCAG GTTCACTTTGTGCTTTGTATTTAATGGATAAGCAAGGAAGAAAAAAGCTCTTGATAGGAAGCTACTTAGGAATG GTACATTTTTACCTTTGCAACTGGAGCTGGCCCAGTAACAGGTCTCATTATACCAGAGCTCAGCAGCACCAGGATGCGTGGAAAGATAATGGGATTCAGTTTCACAGCTCATTGG GTTTGCAATTTCTTGGTGGGGCTTTTTTTCCTTGA